The proteins below are encoded in one region of Streptomyces marianii:
- a CDS encoding glycoside hydrolase family 19 protein, whose protein sequence is MSRRITTLLAAFVAVLGLTVLVPSTASAAACAAAWNSSSVYTGGMTASHNGRNWQAKWWTQNEAPGSAEVWADQGACGGGGGNPNPDPSGFVVSEAQFNQMFPNRNSFYTYSGLTTAMSAYPAFAKTGSDTVRKQEAAAFLANVAHETGGLVHIVEQNTANYPHYCDRSQPYGCPAGQAAYYGRGPIQLSWNFNYKAAGDALGIDLLGNPWRVERESAVAWKTGLWYWNTQSGPGTMTGHNAMVNQAGFGHSIRSINGSLECDGKNPAQVQSRVNNYQRFTRILGVPTGGNLYC, encoded by the coding sequence TTGTCGCGTCGGATCACCACCCTGCTCGCCGCCTTCGTGGCGGTGCTCGGACTCACGGTCCTCGTCCCCTCGACCGCGTCCGCGGCCGCGTGCGCCGCGGCTTGGAACTCCTCGTCCGTCTACACCGGCGGAATGACCGCTTCCCACAACGGCCGCAACTGGCAGGCCAAGTGGTGGACCCAGAACGAGGCCCCCGGCTCCGCCGAGGTCTGGGCCGACCAGGGCGCCTGCGGCGGCGGTGGCGGCAACCCGAACCCGGATCCCTCGGGCTTCGTCGTCAGCGAGGCGCAGTTCAACCAGATGTTCCCGAACCGGAATTCCTTCTACACGTACAGCGGGCTGACCACTGCCATGAGCGCGTACCCGGCCTTCGCCAAGACCGGCAGCGACACGGTGCGGAAGCAGGAGGCCGCCGCCTTCCTCGCCAACGTGGCGCATGAGACGGGCGGCCTGGTCCACATCGTGGAGCAGAACACCGCCAACTACCCGCACTACTGCGACCGCAGCCAGCCCTACGGCTGCCCGGCGGGCCAGGCCGCGTACTACGGCCGCGGCCCGATCCAGCTCAGCTGGAACTTCAACTACAAGGCCGCCGGTGACGCCCTCGGCATCGACCTGCTGGGCAACCCCTGGCGCGTCGAGCGGGAGTCCGCCGTCGCCTGGAAGACCGGCCTCTGGTACTGGAACACCCAGAGCGGGCCCGGCACGATGACCGGCCACAACGCCATGGTCAACCAGGCCGGGTTCGGCCACTCGATCCGCTCGATCAACGGCTCCCTGGAGTGCGACGGCAAGAACCCGGCGCAGGTCCAGAGCCGTGTGAACAACTACCAGCGCTTCACCCGGATCCTGGGCGTGCCGACGGGCGGCAACCTGTACTGCTGA
- a CDS encoding MFS transporter, with protein MPVISSCPPPLRPGVRRLERTLYLYAGLEDFVLLYPVYALLFAGHGLDTARISSLFALWSLTGLLVEVPSGVWADAVSRRLMTVTGPLLTAAGFALWVLFPSYGAYAAGFVLWGAGGSLRSGAMEALVHDELERLGAASRYGRIMGRTAAVSMAATAAATALAAPAFARGGELLIGAASVAACLLCAAVGAALPEHRGPTDRGAQRRTRRGAHTAALRAGFTEVRGSRRVRHALLLSVVVTSVWGALDEYVPLLAAATGVATATVPLLVLVVWVGVTVGSLLVGPGERLSGRALGAAVAAGAAVLAAGALNGGPGGFVLVGVAFLVFQLTDVLVDARLQEAITGPSRATVTSLAGLGTGLTTLLVYGTYAGLSAHAPHGTVFALLALPYLAVAAALGRTHGREAGNGRRSGKRT; from the coding sequence ATGCCTGTCATTTCGTCCTGCCCGCCCCCGCTCCGGCCCGGTGTGCGCCGGCTCGAGCGAACGCTCTACCTCTACGCGGGACTCGAGGACTTCGTCCTGCTCTACCCCGTCTACGCACTGCTCTTCGCCGGGCACGGCCTGGACACCGCCCGGATCTCGTCCCTGTTCGCCCTCTGGTCCCTGACCGGACTGCTGGTCGAGGTCCCGTCGGGTGTCTGGGCCGACGCCGTGTCCCGCAGGCTGATGACCGTCACCGGGCCGCTGCTCACGGCTGCCGGGTTCGCCCTGTGGGTCCTGTTCCCCTCGTACGGCGCGTACGCCGCCGGGTTCGTGCTGTGGGGTGCCGGAGGGTCGCTCCGCTCCGGTGCCATGGAGGCCCTGGTGCACGACGAGCTCGAACGACTCGGTGCCGCTTCACGCTACGGCCGGATCATGGGGCGCACCGCCGCCGTCAGCATGGCCGCGACCGCCGCGGCCACCGCGCTGGCGGCACCGGCCTTCGCCCGGGGCGGCGAGCTGCTGATCGGTGCGGCCAGCGTCGCCGCCTGTCTGCTGTGCGCCGCCGTGGGCGCGGCGCTGCCCGAACACCGCGGGCCCACCGACCGGGGTGCTCAACGGCGCACTCGCCGCGGGGCGCACACGGCGGCCCTGCGGGCGGGGTTCACCGAGGTGCGCGGCAGCCGTCGGGTGCGGCACGCCCTGCTGCTGTCCGTCGTCGTCACCTCGGTCTGGGGCGCGCTCGACGAGTACGTACCACTGCTGGCCGCAGCCACCGGTGTCGCGACGGCGACGGTCCCGCTGCTGGTCCTGGTGGTCTGGGTCGGGGTGACGGTCGGCTCGCTGCTGGTGGGGCCGGGCGAGCGGCTCTCCGGGCGGGCGCTCGGGGCCGCCGTCGCGGCGGGCGCCGCGGTGCTCGCCGCGGGAGCGCTGAACGGTGGCCCCGGCGGGTTCGTCCTGGTGGGGGTGGCGTTCCTGGTCTTCCAGCTGACCGATGTGCTGGTCGACGCCCGGCTGCAGGAGGCGATCACCGGCCCGAGCCGGGCCACCGTGACGTCCCTCGCGGGTCTCGGGACGGGACTCACCACACTGCTGGTCTACGGGACGTACGCGGGGCTGTCCGCGCACGCGCCGCACGGCACCGTGTTCGCCCTGCTCGCCCTGCCGTACCTGGCGGTCGCAGCGGCACTCGGCAGGACACACGGACGTGAGGCGGGGAACGGACGCCGGTCGGGGAAACGAACGTGA